The Marivirga tractuosa DSM 4126 genome contains the following window.
AACTAAAGTCATTTTTGAAGATAATTTCCCAATAGAAGACAGTGAGGTAGATTTGGTGTGCAGTCATTTAAGCAAAATACAGGATGAAGTATTTTTTGATATCCATTTATTTGATTTGAATCTTGAGGGGATCACAATATCAGGAATTGAAAGAATATTGAAATATCGATCTTATCTGATCGGATATTTAAGACAGAGAGGCTATTTGGAAAAGGAAAGTAGATATCCGAAATTTAGAATTAAATGTCATCTAATTGGAAGTTACAGCGATTGGACAGAAGAAGAGTTCAATATTATGGCTCACTTACAATCTGCTTTTGATCTCTATAACCATGAATACTATTTTAATCCATTAAAAGGACTTTGCTTTAATTCCTATCGATCTTGTGAAAAACCTGATGTTTCCAGAAAGAATGAAAATTTAGACAACTTATTAGATTGTCATTGTGACTTCAGTAAGTCATAATAATACTTCTTTAAAAAAGAATCGATGGACTTAGTCTGGTAAATTTTAGATTAACTCTTGAATTTAAATACTCATGGTTCTATTTCTATGAGCAGGAATGAAATTACTTCTTAAAGTGACCGTCATACCTAGAGTAGTTAGTTTGTAAAATATCATACCCTATTGAATCCAGTTGGGGAAATATCGAAGCTTTTGTTATTCCCAGTTTACGTAATTTCCATCGCATTGAAACTTTACTTTCATAAGGTATAATATATTTATTCATTACAAATTTAAAGTCTTCCTGATAAGGAGTGGGATGAATAGAGAAAAGTCCATTTTGTGATAAATATCTTTTATTATCAAGAGTAGGAATCACACCCAATGACATCCCTACTTTAAATGGATTCTGTGTTTTCATCTGTTCTGAATTTATGTAAGTATTAAACATTCCTTGATATACACAAGCATCAGATTTATTTTCATTTTCGATTGCAAAATACAAAGCCACAAGTGGATTATATGTCCAATCTAAAAGTCGGGTAGGTAAACCATAATGTTGTGCCAATATCAACCATTCGTATTCATTATCGGGTATTTTGTCCATAAAAAGAGGAGCTTTCCTTTTGAAGCCATGAAATATCTCTTCTTCAAATTGACTTAATATGTTTTCTGGTTCTTTAAAGGGAATCCTACCGATAGCTGGGATTAATTTAAAATCAACATCTGGCTGTCCTCTAAAAACATCAGTTTCATCTAAGAAAGTTAATTTGGATATGAATTCCTCAATAGTATGTATCGTAATTTCGCTCATCTTTTAGTAAATCTGATTGATTTCGTATGATCGATTATATATTAGAAGAATAAATAATTAATTGATCAAAAACTTAAAATATGGTCGGAAACTAATAAGAATAATTGACAATCAATACTTAAATTGATTTAAAGCCATACACCTAAAGAACAAATATCTACGTTGTTCGCCAACCTCAATACGAGCAGCAAAATAAATTGATCTCTTTATTACAAGGGACATTTATTTGATTTTTGCTATATTGAAATTTAATTGAATTATATAATCATAAAGTGTAAATAACTATCTGAAAATCAATTTTCATTTTATATAAATGACAGTTGTAAAAATCAGGTAACAAATAAATTCATGATAACAGGAGAACTAAAATCTCAAGTAGATAAAATATGGGAATCATTCTGGACTGGTGGTATTGCCAATCCTCTCACAGTAATAGAGCAATTTACCTATCTTTTGTTCCTGCGAAGGATGGATGAACGCCAGCAGCTTGAAGAGCGTAAAGCTAATATGATAGGTGAGCCTATTGAAAATCCTATCTATAGCGATGAACACAAGGAATTACGTTGGAGTCATTTTTCTAATGTTGATCCCAACACTATGTTTGATCTGTTTACCAAAACGACAGAGAAAAGACCTCTAACCGTGTTCGAACACATGAAGCAAATTGGTGCTT
Protein-coding sequences here:
- a CDS encoding FRG domain-containing protein: MSEITIHTIEEFISKLTFLDETDVFRGQPDVDFKLIPAIGRIPFKEPENILSQFEEEIFHGFKRKAPLFMDKIPDNEYEWLILAQHYGLPTRLLDWTYNPLVALYFAIENENKSDACVYQGMFNTYINSEQMKTQNPFKVGMSLGVIPTLDNKRYLSQNGLFSIHPTPYQEDFKFVMNKYIIPYESKVSMRWKLRKLGITKASIFPQLDSIGYDILQTNYSRYDGHFKK